Within Vicia villosa cultivar HV-30 ecotype Madison, WI linkage group LG1, Vvil1.0, whole genome shotgun sequence, the genomic segment TGGCCATTCGGTTTTAAGTGGATAGAAGCGGTTCGGTTCGGATGGAAATATTAGACTCATCGGTCACCGAACCCGACCGAATCCAATTAATATACTCCTATATTATCATACTTTACTCGTTTTCCTTCTCTCACTCTCTCATATCTATTCATTCTCACTATCAAcacacaaaaaccctaatttttttctcTCACTCTCTCACTCGTATTCCTCCTTCTCTTCTCCGCCGCCGTGTCAATCTTCATTCATCCTTCATTGTTTCACCTTTACCTCCTTCTCTTATCATAACCGCACCACCTCTTTACCTTCATAGTCTTCTCATACTAATGTTGTCTTCATAAATTGTTTATTTTCAGGTGTTGAAGTGATTTAAAGCTACTGAGAGGTGGTTATACTATTCTGATGAAAAGAAATCTTACAAAAAGGTTTGTTtggttgatttttaatttttgtacggGTTGTTATTTAGGGTTTATTTAACTGTGTATCTCTAAAAGTGTTCTAGTGTTCTAGAGTTAAAGGTTCGACTAAGTGTTTTGATTTTATCTGTGTTTTGATTTTCAGATTCATTTAGATCTGTTTTGGATGGGTTCAACTAAGGTTCAAGTTTCACTAAGGTTAAGTGATGGGTTTTTTGATTTTCAGATTCATTTAGATCTGTTTTGGATGGGTTCAACTAAGTAATGGGTTTTTTATTTTCAGATTCATTTAGATCTGTTTTGGATGGGTTCAACTAAGGTTCAAGATTCACTAAGGTTCAACTAAGTGATGGGTTTTTTGAACTTTAAGATAAATTTAGATCTGTTTTGAATTTGGTTGTGTTTTGATTTCTTGACTTCTTGTTCTACACCGACTTGTATGAAAAAACTTGAAACAACTGCAGTATTTTATTTTCAGGTGCTTGGCTGACTTGAAGCTATCATATGTGGTTCTACTTTGATGAAGTTAATCTTACAAAAGGTTAGttgttgtttatttttaatttaagggttgttatttagttttttttctctataaGTGATGTAGATCTATGGTTAGCATTTGAGTTTTTGAGAACATTAGGATTAACTcagattttgttttgattttagttgTGCTTTGATTTTGAGATTCCACAGAGTGATGTAGTGAAGGTGTAGTGAAGGTGTAGTGAAGGTGATTCTTCTTTCAAGGTAATAGTTATTAAGGTTTTGACATTAACCTTTGATTCTTATCTTTGGCAAGGTTTTGATTACTCTcttgatttttttctattttgtttaatcttatTGCAGCATATCTCCAAAGTTTCCTGAAATTATAGATTTTGAAAAGGTATTGATAAAAACTTAAGGCCAAGAAGTATTCTAATTTCGTTGTCTTTCTAAATTCTAATACTTTTCCTGTCATTTCAACTGCAGAAAAATATAATATCTTTAAGCATGTCCTCAAACTGAAACTGAAGAAATCATCACAAATATTTTCTATGATTGTGTTGTTCAGGTAAATTCTACTCTACTTGTTTCTTTGTTTGTATTTAGAGTTTATTGATAATACTTAGCAAAATCAACATTAATTGTTTTATGTTAATTAAACCAATAAAAATGTGTTCTTTTTTTGATAAATCATTCTCTCTTTTTATGTGTTAATGTATGATTTATGAGAATTTCTTGAACTTTAATGTtattgattcaaaatattatcATTTCTTCAATACTAAATTtgcattaataattatttttttgaatattattgaGAATTGATGAGTTTTAATGTTTGAGTATTGATGGGTTTTATTTAACTTTgaattttatcattaattttattcatttattctaTCAATTTATCATTAATAGagttctattttttttatcaaaatgataatttttattattattattcacagttttgttttaacttttcttttagttttattataaatttatcatttttgTTGGCTGACTATTATTACTTTTCTTAAATGTTTGTTTGACAggtataacataaatataatagtATCTCAAAGATGACAGGAGGAAGTATGGACATATCACATTTTATGTCACAGAAGGATAGATATTcaatttaaatgtttatttaagttgtaataataatatatgtgaaACACTTTATATTGtgtttttactatattttttaatgttttaattaaaataattttaataaagattgaagttagataattttatattgttatatgtaaaaaacaaaatataataatttaaattttttaatatggtagttaagtgaagataatataattataaatttaaaaataggaaaaatgaGTTTAATTGGGCTAGAAATAAAAACCGGCCCAACAATTGACTTAAGTTAACTTGAAAAAATAGAATTTATTGACATTGTTGggcttaaaaatcaaattgaccCAATATAGTTAACCGAAAAAAACCGATGCTGCAAACCGAACCGTTTTAAATCGAACCCGAAAAAACCGAAGAGAAAAACGGTCGGAAGTTGGGCCTAGCCATTTCACCCGTGGATTGGTTCGGTTCAGTGGTTTGGGCCCGAATCCGAACCGAACCGTTGTCCACCCCTAAAGCACATACTCCTCAAATGCACTGTCAACGAAAAGCAGCGTGTCTAGTCGTAGTGATCAAAACTGTGTCTTGGAATGGATGGATAGGGTTTCTAAATTCGATTTTTCACCTACCTATCAATGGTCCGGTTTAGTTTGTATTATAAGTTGAGtatctcttattttattttaatacttttgtttttaaaaataaaatcaaccaAATTAATTACTCTTTTAAACATTATACACTGACATTTATTTTGAAAGGGTTAAGTATTAAAAAACTTTAAGTTTTTGTTAGCTATATAAAAATAATGGGTCAGGCTAACATGtgtcctaagggcacatgttaaacatactataattagaaaaaataagTGCAATGAAGtcaaatttaaattttcaaaacattGAATGCAGGTATTTTAACAGAATATTTCtacatataatatattattgaatTTTACTCCAATCTTATCAATTGCCATCCATATCAATATTTCCTTAACACTTTTTCTGATAAGTTTGGCATGTAAAACCCTATATATACCCTCAATTTTGCGATATCAATACACACTTCTAATCCCATTTACCAATATCGTAGAAATGGCTAGTGAAACTAAAACATGGTTGGCTTTGTATCTTGTTCTCTTAGCTGCTTGCTACATGCAGCATTGTGTCAGCTCATCTCAAGTTCCTTGCCTTTTCATATTTGGAGACTCATTCTCTGATAGTGGAAACAATAACTATATTCAAACCACTGCAAATGCTAATTACAGACCATATGGCATTGACCTTCCTGGCGAACCAACCGGAAGAGCTACCAATGGAAGAACAAGAATTGACATAATTGGTAACAATTATATCTACTTCTAAGGACTtgtttgtaaataaaataaatacttttaaACTTTAATATTAATCTTTAATAATGtggttatttttatttaaccAACACAAACGAACAATTTATTGTTGTTTTAGGCCAACTACTTGGATTTGAGAATTTGATTCCACCCTATGCAAATACCACTGGCTATGACATACTCAAAGGTGTTAACTATGCATCTATTTCAAGTGGAATTCTTGACGAGACCGGCAAAAAAACCGCGGTATTATATatacattcttatttattctattatcaaatttattattttattaaatatggtaagtgtttattttaatttatctttaAGGTTTCATATTAGACACCgcatatataattgattttttgcaTAGGTTTACagattaaacaaaaaaatttggtATGTTTACTGATGATATATTCACCTGTTCAATGAAGATAAAGCCAGTAAAGTAGTTTTATGCAATATATGCAGGGTACTAATATCGCTTTGGGATTACAAATACAAAATCACAAAATCATAGTTTCCAAAGTTGTTGCAAAGCTTGGAGGTTTGGCACAAGCCACAGATTATCTATCAAAGTGCTTGTATTATGTTTTCATCGGAACCAACGATTACTCATTAAATTATTTCCAGCCACAATATTACCCAACAAATAGCATCTATAATCCTGAAGACTATGCTCAATTTCTTATCAATCATTTATCAGCTTATCTACATGTATGTGTCTACTAACTTTGTAAAAATTCACTTCAAGTTGAATTTTTGACAAcaatgatttgattttttagttaTAAATTGGTATTTTTGATGGGCAggatttacataaaaatgaagcAAGAAAACTCGTGCTAGTCGGATTGGATAAAATAGGCTGTTCTCCACTTGCCATTGCCGATCAAGCGAAACTTGATGGATCATGTGATGAAAAACAATGtgttgaaaaacagaatgctGCTGCATTAATATTTAATCAGAAACTTAAAAATCTAACGGAACAAATCAATTACCACATCCGTTATTCCAAAACCATCTTTATAAATTCTACTGCCATCGCCCTAGACAAATCAGTTGGTAAACATTTCGATTAATGTCATTTCTTATTTTATGGTAATGAGGGCGAAATATGCATTAAATATTATGGACTAATGCAAATGACATTTTGTGTTTTAGGTTTTATAGTTACAAATGTTTCATGCTGTCCAACGAAGGCGAATGGATTTTGTTTTCCTAATTCAATAGCATGCACTGATAGAAATGAgtatgtttattttgatggaattCATACCACAGAAGCTGTGAACAACCTTCTTGCATTAGCATCGTACAATAGTGCTTCTTATCCAGGTGTGGCTTATCCAATAGATATCAACCAACTTGCTCAGTATATTACTGGAAAGGAGACTTATTCAGAATGATATCCTTAAATTATGATAATCTCAAATTATCATGTTTAAGTAATAAGCAATACTATTTCTTTTCAGCGAATAAGCAATTATATTGCATAAGAATAAAGTAGGATTACTGTCCTAGTCcttaatgttatttttttttttattttttttttttaagcaagattcAATAAAACGGAGTctctttggtttggtttgatgttgttctttctctttaatTGTAATATGGTAATATCTTTAATAGATCTGAGTCtctttgttttctatattttattttatttttcataattgaaaaaatattggTTGAATATGAAAATACAAAACAGTGTCATATCATACCATTCCTCTCTCTTATTAACCCATATCTAACGAAACAAGTTAATTTATGTAGTACCTCAATTATGTTcatgaaattaaaaaattattcaaaaataggCTACAATAatcttaattttattacatttatcaacattttaaattttgttgtagagtatttaaaataaaaaatatttctttactttaaataataattacaaattGATAAAAAGGAAGTACCCTAAAATAAGCAAGAAATGTGTTTCTCTAATCTTATTGTTTATTTTCTCTCCTGTTTCTCAAATTTCACAAAAGGACAAAAGTAGAGAAGGAGAGCATCAACAATACTCTAATGTATAATTAGACTATGATCCTTTGCAGGAACACACTATTCACACAGGCAAGATTATGTAAATCGTACCATTAATATTTATGGTGCAAATTTAAAGtttgataaataaattaaaattatcataGAAAATTTTAAGGGATGAAATCACCCTGCAGATAGTATTTAACCGAGGGAATCGATTTCTTATATCCCCTCTCTTATGTAAGAATGAATAAGAATCATATGAtttaaaaagaaatgattgagatTAAATTATGATCTTCACTAAATCATGTaccattaagagaaaagagaaattattaatcaaattttaaaaatatttttagcttAAATACACTTTTAGTCCCTCTATATTGACATTTTTAACTTTTTAGTCCCCAAACTAAAAAACTCATCTATTATGTCCCCCATTTTCAAATAAGGTGAATTTTTGAAGGTACCTTATCACTTAACAACCGTTTTAATGACATGACACTTTATAATTAGTCCAGTCACTTGCcacattattataattattttgaaatgcatttttaatttataaattaatattttatttttccaaaaaccTTATAATGTATTTAaggattaaaaataattttaattaggttaggAAGTGATAAGTCATTGTTAAGTTTGTTCATCATCATTTTTCGTTCCATAACTGAATTTGAATCAGAGTCATTGCTCATTGCTCACCTTCAAGCGTAACTCACCCTAAACCGAAACCCTAACCAAGTTTGATTCGGAATCTTTGCAATGTTTTCAGTTCCACCGTCATCAAAGTTGAAAGAAGATGAAAAGTTTTACTTTAAGTACGTATTTTTACATCTATGTCTTGTATGTGGTCCCAATGTgttttataacaattttttatGTCCGTGGTCCCAATTGAAACCCTACTTTTTAAATCCTATTGATTTGTCAGTGATCCCAATGTGTGAAACCGGAACATTGTTTAATATGATACCCTAACCCTAAAATTTGTCTTATTCAGGCCAAGTATTGATCAAAAAGTTAGACTAAGAATTCACCATCGTGTACACATGTTCACAGTCTTGTTAAATGGTGCCTAGATGGGGATGTAACAAAATTGAATTGGGAATGGGATGTTGATTATATATCATACATAGAGCTAGAGAAATTGATTCATGAGGTGGGACATACAAGTTTGAAGTGCATTTGGTATGTAAATCCCAGGTTTAGTTTTGCTAGGGGTCTGACAGCTATAGAAAATGATAGGGATATACTAAGATTTGCTAAAGATGTTGAGGGATTTGATGTGATGGATGTCAATGTTGAGCATGATGTTGATATACCTGATATAGTATATGAGGAAGAGTTGGGAAAGGATGGGAATTTGGCTAAGAATGTGGCTGAGGGTGATCCTACTGTTGAGGTCGATAATATGGATAAGGGTGTCACTAATGTTGAGGCTGAGAATGTGGCTGAGGGTGATCCTACTGTTGAGGTTGATAATATGGCTGAGGGTGATCCTACTGTTGAGGTTTATAATATGACAGAGGATGTTACCAATGTTGAGGTTGATAATATGACTGAGGGTGATAATAATGTTGAGGGTGAGAATGTGGGTGAGGGTGAAAATATGACTAAGGGTGATAATAATGTTGACGGTGAGAATATGGTTGAGGGTGAAAATATGATTGAGGGTGATGATAATGTTGAGGGTAAGAATGTGGTTGAGGGTGATTCTGATGATGGTGACTTTGTGGGTGATTCTAATGATGATTCTATAGACCTAGATTGGACTATTGTGTTACCTACAAATACATCAGCAATATAAACTGAGCATGTTGTGGATGAGGATTCAGATCAGTTATACACATCCATGGTAGTGAAGATGAGCAAGAGTATGGACattttccaaatttcaaaagtaGTGAGACGTTGAATTTCAAGTTAGGTTTGGTATTTAACAATAAGGATGTCATAAAGGATGTTGTCAAAGAGTATGCAATGGTTAACAACAAAAATATGTACTTAAAAAAATGATGGAAAAAGGATGGTGGTTAATTGTGAAAAGGGATGCAGATATTACATGAGGTTTAGTAAGAGGGCTGGAAATCAGTTTCTGCAGATCACTAGTTTTTTTGATGAACATGCTTGTGCTAGGACTACATACAACAAACAGTCCAAGACTGGATGGTTGGCAAAGCAATTTGTCCACATACTTAGACACACTCTAAACATGAAACCAGCCGGGTTGAGAGCTATAGTAATTGAAAAATTTGGTGTGAAGTTGTCAATAAACCAAACATATAGAGCTAAGAGAAAAGCTGTGAAATTGTTACAAGGGGCTGGGAGGGATCTATTCACACATCTGAGGAGTTATGCACAAGAACTTTTAAATTCAAACCCTAACAACATTGTTATCAATGTACTGATTCAACTAATGGACCTGTATTGGAAAGAATATATGTGTGTTTAAGAGCATGTAAAGTTGCATTTGCAAAATGTTGTAGACCATTAATAGGTCTGGATGCATGCTTTCTAAAAGGTGACTATGGTGGACAATTGATGGCAGCTATTGGAAGTGATGGGAATAACCAAATATTTCCCATTGCATATGCTATTATAGAAGCCGAGACTAAGGATTCTTAGAAGTGGTTCATAAATTTTCTCCTTGAGGACTTGCAGTCAGTTAACAATGTTCCATATGCCTTTATCACAGATCAACAAAAAGTAATTGTTGAATGCATATCTTTTAGTTTTGTTTTATGTATATCTTATCATTTTAACATTGTTTTATGTATATCTTATCAGGGACTTGTACCAGCTAGGGCTACTACCATCTCAGAGTGGGAGAGAGCAATGATTAGGCTAAAAGCATTAAATGAAGAGGCTTAGAAAGATATTAAggatgaaattctggtatgacagactcagaatgttactcatgatgtcaagacatctgatctgttatcagCTTAGCAAAGGCAGAACAGAACGATCCCCAATTTTTGATTACTCTGTGAGAACTGGGATCATgtttgttcagtcaacataaccagattgtaaacttcATTGGTTATGTAAGTGGACAAGCTTTCAAACCTGAACTTGATGTTATACACAATGTTACAACATACAAGACTGAACAGACAATACAAtgtagaagataaataacacaatgaattgtttacccaattcggtttaactacctactctggaggctaccaagccaggaagaagatttcactattagTAGTACTATTTTTTGTAagcaacctctggtttacctagtcactacccaatgcaacctttatcttagaaatccatctaagacaagagaacctctgctcactccctagtgatacctaactattACAACCCTGCGAcagctatttaaacaattaacaataaaaactaacttgatcttgcttcatagcttcaatcaagaacataatactcaactcttacctacaggtttcaagTGAGAACAATAaattctcttacctacaggtttcaagaaggacatggcagccatccttcagcctgggtggtctacctatacaaaccctaatgactatatCTTTTCAATACACGGTTTGCTCCTAAAACTAGGTttcaaaggtttctatttataacctattcccaattggacttgggcttacaaatcgagCACTACTAGTTGTTACAAATCTGCatatatcttctgctaaaagaaaggtcttcaatcacaagtttcctaatttatctcctaaattagaaactgctgaatcttcaatattctgatttgattcttcaatattctgacttgattctaatgacctttaaatctgcaccacataggattacataatattccatagaatattctgtatctgttaagtatcagactgaatcttcattccagttttgcaggcgcgatgtcatgagttgatgtcatgacattctatataacatcttgcttgtacctgttttgttcttttatatttgcaagacttatacattgtattacattttgtttctattatattttagccaaacatagatgtcaatcagccaataaaaacatcaacaatctaccactttggcttattttggctaaaactatataTACGTTAAAATGCAGCAAAACAtaacttcaactttcaagacaacaaaTAAGAACAGATTAAGAAGAACCGATCTTTTACATTCTCATAATTGGGCTTCAATCTTTTCTGTTCTTCAGGTCTTCATAgtaaccacatcataacatcttcagtccATACTGTTTCTACAAAtccctttgtttcttttgatagTAGTGGACTTCAGAAGACGTTTGGATAACTCTCCCCCTTTTTaaccataatatgacaaagagatGATCAATGTCATAACACCCAGATGAACACCATCAACTTCCTCTGTGAAGTACACATTgtggtgtacatgaggaagaGGATATGGGAGGAATCCCTTACTTCCTGTAACTCAtatcacaaatcacaattgtgttcataactcagatcacaaatcacaacaacaAGAGAACCTATACAAAGGACTTTATATGATGAAACACTTTTGTTGCACTCAGAGAAAAACTCATGACAGAAGCAAATAACTTCCCCAGCCCTTGTTTTTCTTCGTCTTGCCGACCTTTGGCAAGGGAACCCTTCACAGTACCAGACCCAGACAAGACTTATATGAACACACACGAAGGACATATTGAGAGAATTTGATTTCTGTAATCTGTGGAGACACCATTTTATAGCCATttgagattataggaaataacgatggtcttggtcttgttcaac encodes:
- the LOC131593576 gene encoding spore wall protein 2-like — its product is MFSVPPSSKLKEDEKFYFNLVKWCLDGDVTKLNWEWDVDYISYIELEKLIHEVGHTSLKCIWYVNPRFSFARGLTAIENDRDILRFAKDVEGFDVMDVNVEHDVDIPDIVYEEELGKDGNLAKNVAEGDPTVEVDNMDKGVTNVEAENVAEGDPTVEVDNMAEGDPTVEVYNMTEDVTNVEVDNMTEGDNNVEGENVGEGENMTKGDNNVDGENMVEGENMIEGDDNVEGKNVVEGDSDDGDFVGDSNDDSIDLDWTIVLPTNTSAI
- the LOC131622026 gene encoding GDSL esterase/lipase At1g29670-like isoform X1, with the translated sequence MASETKTWLALYLVLLAACYMQHCVSSSQVPCLFIFGDSFSDSGNNNYIQTTANANYRPYGIDLPGEPTGRATNGRTRIDIIGQLLGFENLIPPYANTTGYDILKGVNYASISSGILDETGKKTAGTNIALGLQIQNHKIIVSKVVAKLGGLAQATDYLSKCLYYVFIGTNDYSLNYFQPQYYPTNSIYNPEDYAQFLINHLSAYLHDLHKNEARKLVLVGLDKIGCSPLAIADQAKLDGSCDEKQCVEKQNAAALIFNQKLKNLTEQINYHIRYSKTIFINSTAIALDKSVGFIVTNVSCCPTKANGFCFPNSIACTDRNEYVYFDGIHTTEAVNNLLALASYNSASYPGVAYPIDINQLAQYITGKETYSE
- the LOC131622026 gene encoding GDSL esterase/lipase At5g45670-like isoform X2, which codes for MASETKTWLALYLVLLAACYMQHCVSSSQVPCLFIFGDSFSDSGNNNYIQTTANANYRPYGIDLPGEPTGRATNGRTRIDIIGQLLGFENLIPPYANTTGYDILKGVNYASISSGILDETGKKTAGTNIALGLQIQNHKIIVSKVVAKLGGLAQATDYLSKCLYYVFIGTNDYSLNYFQPQYYPTNSIYNPEDYAQFLINHLSAYLHDLHKNEARKLVLVGLDKIGFIVTNVSCCPTKANGFCFPNSIACTDRNEYVYFDGIHTTEAVNNLLALASYNSASYPGVAYPIDINQLAQYITGKETYSE